From Acipenser ruthenus chromosome 36, fAciRut3.2 maternal haplotype, whole genome shotgun sequence:
TGCCTTTCCCCAACACTAGAGGGAGCCAGATTGCCATCCAGTGACAGCTATGTTACATGATCTGGTTTACTGACAGAGGggaaaaaatgaagacaaaatatATACGAATACATAAGTGTGGACTAGGTATAACCTATGCTGGTTTGACCTGATAAGATGGAAAACTGAAAAAGGTTGCTATGATTGATGAACAAAAATGTCTAtttcaaacaaatacatacacataGAGCAGAATTACATTCAGTGCTGTGCCCCTCTTAGCTCCTCAACCTTTCCAGTGCCATTTGACTGTTTCCCAGTGTGCCAAATTGCAATTCATTAGCCTGGAGCAGTGTGTAATGTAATGTAGTAGCACAGGACGAAACTACATTATCTGGTCAAGTACTCTAGTAGCCAGTGAATTGTCAGTAATTCTGTGAGCCAGCagcaggtttaaaaacaatatgcagTAGTCTGCAAGGTTCTGCTTTAGAAGACACTGACGAGAGGAAGTAATATTGGTACTACAatataatgtgtgtatttgtAATCAATCATGATTTCATGGGTTTGCAAcagtgtaagttttttttttttttataaaaagtttaTGACAGCCTGATGTATTGTGTAAGAGATTCCAGGCtataatacactttttaaatggtACAGAAGATACTACTTTTAAGAGATGTGGGGGAAAAGACCCATGTACACAACTCCAATGAATGGGTATTCAGAGATGTGTCTATTAAGGATGTGTAGAAAAGCACACTCACTCATCGGCAGTATGTGTAATCAATCCCACTTACTGGTGATCACATGCCATATTGATGTCCTGGCTGGAGGGTGGATGACTAGTATAAAGTTAGTTATTTGCACAGTACCATCTCCTAATACCTCACCAATTATCTGttttacattaaccctttgcggtccattgtcggactgggtccgacattgcaattattcctcacaggtcctttgtcggactgggtccgacatcattatagcaacgcaataaacgggtgtttagtcattttttctctggaaaaagccgagaaaaccattcaattgccgagtgggagcgacaggagccgagacaagtcgaaaaaaaaaaaaggcgtatctcatgaatagtcatacatggtatcaggtatcagataacggggcgttcatagtaaacaagctggctgagtgcgtcagcgcacagagactatcatggacatttgcagagcttttttcagatgttatagtaataaaatgatgacttggatcgcattattgaggagtttggtgataaaacgagtgatccggagatgatcgatcggtatgtacgactattattattattattattattatttatttcttacataggtgaacgctatagcaaacgaaagggtggggcggggctggagatgcctagtgagtgctttgttgatatgcagggccatttaaacccgtttgactgtgaaaaaaaatacttttaaacagcgcgtataaaattaactgcgcgtgtgaaaattaattagacctggcgtgcctgacgcgcagttaataaatggactgcaaagggttaaaatgagcTTGTAAGGCTATAGTATAGACATCTGTGATTATCTCTTAATTATGGAGCAGGATATTTTCAACGTACTGAACTGTAGAGCTGCAATCATTAATTGCATCAAGGGAGGAGCAGAGTTCTATTGAGTGCGACAGGTATGTAAGCATGTGTACCAGGGGCACCACAAAATCCTTTGAAAGCGTCCGAGTTGCATTATAATGGTTATCCTCATGATTCTTAGTAATGAATTACACTCCTGCAGTCTCTGCTCACAGCATGAAGGGCAGGATGGGGGAACGGAGGCGAGGGTAGTCTCGGAACTCCTTCAGGTAGCTGCGGTGCTTCCCCTTGGCCCAGATCATCATCTGAATGAAGCCCACCAGGGTGAAGAACGCCACGGGCAGGCACTGCGTCATCAGCGTGAAGCCCACCCAGGAGCCCACCTGCAGAGGCAATGCACAGCCAGGTCAAACACGGCAACATGTCCTCCTTACAAAATGGCTTGGTCAAACCAAGCTCGGCCTATGTCTGGCCATGACTTCCAAGTGGACTTCATGACTTTGCTGACTGCATCTGGTTGTGGATTATATTCAATCGGCATTTAGGATTTGTCAGAATTTGTCAGTGTGCAGATATCCTGTGCATAGAACTTACCACACAATTCTAAAGTTAACAAACAAGAACAAGCGGATACTTTCTGTAATTCCTTCTAAGAAGTTGCAATGTTCAAGATTGAGACGGTCTATTCCTTGTGAAAGTTTAATAGCAATGTTGGATACTGAAGCACCTGCCCACCGAGCACCACCTAAATCAGTTAGATCTACTGGCttacaacagggagatgcagcttgtatgtatttgtttgtttactacAGAAAATGAGTCTGTGACTCCATTTGTATTCTGGTTCGTGACCTCACACTGGTGTGAGTGCTTCTATTACTGGCAGAGAGCAGTAGAGTACAGTTGATAGAACAGAAAAGGAGATAGCTCCATTCCTCTCAGCTTTCGTAAACATCCGAATGCCACTACAGCTCTTTACGGAAGATACATGACTAAAGATTTGATGATTCATAGCCCTGCTGTAAAGCTAAACCCTGAAAAGCCTCAAACTAAAACACTGGCAGTGTGCTGGATCCCATCTTGTGCTGCCCTGAAAcactagatcagtggttctcaaccccagTCCTCAGGGACCCGTGTCTTCggggttttcattccaaccgagctctcactgacttaactaaacccttcattgaactaataattagcttaaatAGGCCTTTTTAAATGTTCTCAGCTCCTTATAACATTTTATCGTTATGTTGAAATCTCCCAACTGTTTAGGAGCTGATAACAAAGCCTatttaagctaattattagttcaatgaagggtttagTTAAATAAgagagagctcagttggaatgaaaagcagaagacacaggggtccccgaggaccgGGGTTGAAAATTCCAGCGAGTCATCTCTTGTGCAGTACAGTGTTGCACTGtgttttaaatgcagtaaggtaAGGGGATTGTTGGAAAATTATTTTTAGAAGTTTCTTGATTCTCAGATATTATTGGAACTAATTAATATTTACAAATGAATGGATTTTCAGAGTATATTAGGCGCATGTATACAGGTACTCATTTCCAGTATGAATAATCAATGCTAGGTATTGGTATGAGTGTCATACCCCATATACTGTAGACACTGAATGGAGGGTGGACAATAGGGCTGGCATGGAAAGTGGGCAATTGGGAATCTCTTTAGTAAAGTTTGCTTATTACCATCATCTGACTCTTTAGAGGGGTGGTATGCATTATTTTATTAGAGGACTGTGGgatatataacatttcaaatcCAGATTTCAGAATACCCCTTCCTTGTTTGGAGCAGAGCTctctttttaattgtttgtttattgctcCCATTTCAGTGagcattactatatatatatcctcTGAATTGTTTATGTTAACTATCGTTGCCAAGAccttttttaaaacatatcttcattttaaaatatagcatAGATAGGGAGCACCCAGTGTCCGAAGTGGGTATGTTGCTGTATGTACTGGAGAAGTGTAAGGGAGCTCTCCCCAAACTCACCTCATAGGTATAATTAGGGCAGGACACCAGCAAGAAGAGCCATGTGAAGGGATTCTTGGTGGGGTAAGGAATCTTTCTGGCCTTGGAGCCTGGAAAGACAAGAGAAATGATGGGTGAGTTCTGGAAAAGTCAGCTCCCAAACCTGTTCATTACCTGAAGCGCAAATGACATGTCTCATTGAGGCTGGCTCAGTATTGCAGAGAATCTAGGCCAGAATCAATCCAGACTGAATGAACAGGGGAGCAGCTATCAGACGGCTGGGCTGCTTGGAAACGCaccacacacagccacacacacctACCAACTCACATATAAGAAGACGGGAAGATTTACCTGAAATTCCTGCAGCCGCTAAAAAGTGTATTGTTAAAGGAAATATAAAATCATATGACAAAACATAATTTCTTGTGTGAATGCACTCACCTGGTGGCCGAAGGTTTCTCAGTGCGATGTGAATCGAGAAGTTTCCGATCTGGCAGAACTACAGGGAGCATAAAGAGAAGGAAAGGTGTGTTAAAAGGCAGAATGCAGCCTGTTTATAATTAGGGAAAAAGACAAACATGTGATATACAGGTCATCTTTGTGTTATGTCCACATGCAGATTAGATTGTAAAGTACAGATTGAACTAGGCAGTAAGCTGTTTGATATTGCAACAGTAAAGACCCTTGTTCTGGGACCTCTTTATCTGGACATTGTCTTTAAAAGAGCTATTTAAATTGCTATACAGTATCAGAAACATTATTTGAAAGTGGACACTATTTTTGCTGTTTGTATGACGCCCCTCAGTGGATTTTTAACTTTAACTCATCCAGAATCTATTATTTTGTTGCATCATGAACACATATTGAAGTAAGTTACCTACCAGGAAGATGATGAGCGCCAACTGCACTTGCTGCTCTCCGTAAGCTGGAAGACATGGGTATCAAGACTGAGCAACACAGACCTGCATGTCCCCGACCTCTGTACTACACACTCCCTCCAGAACGTACTGAGCAACACAGACCTGCATGTCCCCGACCTCTGTACTACACACTCCCTCCAGAACGTACTGAGCAACACAGATCTGCATGTCCCTGACCTCTGTACTACACACTCCCTCCAGAAAGTACTGAGCAACACAGACCTGCATGTCCCCGACCTCTGTACTACACACTCCCTCCAGAAcgtactgagaaacacagactgGCATGTCCCTGACCTCTGTACTACACACTCCCTCCAGAACATACTGAGCAACACAGACCTGCATGTCCCCGACCTCTGTACTACACACTCCCTCCAGAACGTACTGAGCAACACAGACTGGCATGTCCCTGACCTCTGTACTACACACTCCCTCCAGAACATACTGAGCAACACAGACCTGCATGTCCCCGACCTCTGTACTACACACTCCCTCCAGAACGTACTGAGCAACACAGACTGGCATGTCCCCGACCTCTGTACTACACTCCCTCCAGAACGTACTGAGCAACACAGATCTGCATGTCCCCGACCTCTGTACTACACACTCCCTCCAGAACGTACTGAGCAACACAGACTGGCATGTCCCTGACCTCTGTACTACACACTCCCTCCAGAAcgtactgagaaacacagactgGCATGTCCCTGACCTCTGTACTACACACTCCCTCCAGAACGTACTGAGCAACACAGATCTGCATGTCCCCGACCTCTGTACTACACACTCCCTCCAGAACGTACTGAGCAACACAGACTGGCATGTCCCTGACCTCTGTACTACACACTCCCTCCAGAACGTACTGAGCAACACAGATCTGCATGTCCCTGACCTCTGTACTACACACTCCCTCCAGAACGTACTGAGCAACACAGACCTGCATGTCCCCGACCTCTGTACTACACACTCCCTCCAGAACGTACTGAGCAACACAGACTGGCATGTCCCTGACCTCTGTACTACACACTCCCTCCAGAACGTACTGAGCAACACAGATCTGCATGTCCCTGACCTCTGTACTACACACTCCCTCCAGAACGTACTGAGCAACACAGATCTGCATGTCCCCGACCTCTGTACTACACACTCCCTCCAGAACGTACAGAGACAGACAACATGCAGAGCGACTCATCATTTGCTCATTACTGTACCTGTCCCTAATCAGGAACTGGAATTGTTCCATCTTTAAAATTATGTTGATCTTTAACAATTTCCTGTTacagtataaaatattaaaagcacGGTTCATTTGTAACCAAGaaagtatttaataaatgaaggtaagatataataataaataaatatttacattttagcCATCTGCATTGGGTGTTTCTGTTTGCCAGTAAATTGAACATGTATATTTTTCAGTGATGATTTCACTGGCCTCCCCATATTTTCTACATGTAAGTCAGACAGCAAGAACAGCTAATGGGACCTATTCAATTAATTTAAACACACCACTGTTATCGCTGTTTATATGAATTGAATAGACTCTATTGTTTCTTTGTAATAGAAATACTTGAAAAATGAACAGGATGACTAGGGCAGGTTACAGTTTAATTATTCTGATCAGACCATAAAGACCCTTACCTGGTGGTGTGTAGAGTGGGTGATTGATATAGTACGCCATCCACGCTGAAAACCCCCAGTAGTATGTACAGTTCTGAAAGAGGAACCCTTATTAGCCAAATCCTGTCACAAAACTCATAGCATTTTTAAAAATTAGGGTTAAATTCGATTTCTCAAGAATGAACTGGAAATCATCGCCCAGAATAAagcaacactgcagagtgctctagcagtataggaaagagaagtccactctcaacactgcagagcgctctagcagtataggaaagagaagtccactcaacactgcagagcactctagtagtataggaaagagaactccactcaacactgcagagcactctagtagtataggaaagagaactccactctcaacactgcagagcgctctagcagtataggaaagagaagtccactcaacactgcagagcactctagtagtataggaaagagaactcaactctcaacactgcagagtgctctagtagtataggaaaaagagaaatccactcaacactgcagagtactCTAGTAGCATAGGAAAGAGAAGTCcactctcagcactgcagagcgctctagtggTATCGGAAAGAGAACTCTCAAATCAACTCAAATAGTTTAAACTATTTAAAACtacttttgcatgaaacaaactTCAATATGTTGGATTTCATGCAGGGCAGAAGTCCTAGAATCTAGGACCTAGATgctaaactgcttttttttttttttttttttttattaaattcaaatatattgtaatgaaaatATGAAACCTAAAAACCACAATGCCTAGTTAATGTGCCCTTACCTTGAATATGTTTCTCAGAGGCATGGTGCCATGAGAGAATCGGTGCACAAACAGCGTCTCCAGCAGCCTCTTCACATAGTGGAAGCTGTGACACATGCAGGCGAGGCTGGAGACAAGGAAGCAATCACACATATTAGTCTAGGACAGTgtttctcaatctgtggtccacCGGCTCCTTTCTAGgggtccgtggaaaggttacataattacagaGAGGAAGCGGCAGCATAGTTTATCGATACCATAGCAAACCCAAAATGTaagaccttaaaaactcagctacagaagcaggaagaaaatgcatacatggagaatatctccaagttaaaaacTGGTCTAAACTCTCcgtcatatatagttttggagtgtctaaaatgtattctttattaGGGAGTTTTCGTGTATTGGGCTCACTCTACACAGCAGCTggtaaagtaagggataacacacgacaggtcatgtgttgtgttgcattaacatactaCTGTAGTCGGGTTGAACGCACAAAGCGAAGCCCCTTaaacaaggttctatttgttgtaaacattaaactggaggttttcaacttCGCATTTAATGAATGAAGCCTCCATGCCGGTCTCAATCGCTTCGTAAACAAAGCTGACAACGCACAATATTAGCCTTGTTAGtaaacaagcatttaaaaatgccaatcgtGTATttctgttgataatgaaaagatgcAGAAAAGGAGGCacagacaaagttcactatccacacattactaccgctgacctggagaagctgATACAAGgctgtagccagctatgaggcacccgagGCACGGGTCTCGGTTAAAAACATactaataatgatttatttaggctcttttacatgttgctttgtcaaaaataaaatgcatttcatcccttaTTTGCATGCATTAAaagtcccgctgatatctatagcctctgtgTTCTTCAAAATATTTTACTGTTATTGCAGACTACAGTGACACCATACGGGGTTGGGGTGAacgttattaaccctttgcggtcctatgtcggacctggtccgacattgcaattattcctatcaggtccaatgtcggaccctgtccgacatcatcaaaaagatgcaaaaaaaatggtttttagttgttttttctccagaaaaagctgagaaaaccattcaatggccgagtgggagcgacaggagccgagacaatccgaaaaaaagggcgtatctcatgaatagtcatacttgcccctggcatctgataatggaggccataaggaaacaagctggctgttactgtatcagcacacagagactatcacggacatttgcagagcttttttcagatgttatagtaataaaataatgacttggatcacattattgaggagtttggtgataaaacgagtgatcaggagatgattgatcggtatgtacgactattattattattattattatttatttcttagcatatgtgaaagcgatagcgaacgaaagggtggggcggggctggagatgcctagtgagtgctttgttgatatgcagggccttttaaacccgtttgactgtgggaaaaaaaatacttttaaaacagcgcgtctaaaattaactgcacgtgtgaaaataaattggacctgacgcgcgcttaataaattaattgactgcaaagggctaAACCAACAGTCTATATGGATAATATCCACATTTCAAGGCTAGGATCCTTTGATAAAAAGTTTGAGAATCATACAGTCCAATACTGAAAACATCCGATGTAGGCTGTCCCGTGAAATGCAAGCCTCTTTTAATGTCGATGTTGCTTTCTGCTGTGCTGCAAGTAGTAGCAGGTGCTAGCGGCATCCATGTTTTAAAGAAGTGAGGAAATGTGTGTCCTCACAACTAAAACTCACTTtcgggaatgtaaacaaactggactgtgaaCAAGATGTCTTTTTTCTGATAAAGTACGCAAAGCAGAGCTTGTAACATAAACGTTGCATGAAATTACATTTGTGtgttaataacaccgtgtaactaatttttttttttttt
This genomic window contains:
- the LOC117962766 gene encoding very-long-chain enoyl-CoA reductase isoform X2, which encodes MKHYEVEILCAKTKDKLCFLDKVDPNSTIGEIKAMFHKSHPQWYPARQSIRLDAKGKSLKDEDILQNLPVGTTATLYFRDLGAQISWVTVFLTEYGGPLLLYLMFYFRVPFIYNTKYDFTTSKHWVVHLACMCHSFHYVKRLLETLFVHRFSHGTMPLRNIFKNCTYYWGFSAWMAYYINHPLYTPPAYGEQQVQLALIIFLFCQIGNFSIHIALRNLRPPGSKARKIPYPTKNPFTWLFLLVSCPNYTYEVGSWVGFTLMTQCLPVAFFTLVGFIQMMIWAKGKHRSYLKEFRDYPRLRSPILPFML
- the LOC117962766 gene encoding very-long-chain enoyl-CoA reductase isoform X1; the protein is MDINLVALEAKQAPKKANGPKRPVKPAKPAKKTKKAVVFFEVEILCAKTKDKLCFLDKVDPNSTIGEIKAMFHKSHPQWYPARQSIRLDAKGKSLKDEDILQNLPVGTTATLYFRDLGAQISWVTVFLTEYGGPLLLYLMFYFRVPFIYNTKYDFTTSKHWVVHLACMCHSFHYVKRLLETLFVHRFSHGTMPLRNIFKNCTYYWGFSAWMAYYINHPLYTPPAYGEQQVQLALIIFLFCQIGNFSIHIALRNLRPPGSKARKIPYPTKNPFTWLFLLVSCPNYTYEVGSWVGFTLMTQCLPVAFFTLVGFIQMMIWAKGKHRSYLKEFRDYPRLRSPILPFML